From Hirundo rustica isolate bHirRus1 chromosome 1, bHirRus1.pri.v3, whole genome shotgun sequence, a single genomic window includes:
- the LOC120749561 gene encoding feather beta keratin-like, whose product MACYDICQPCGPTPLANSCNEPCALQCQDSHVVINPSPVLITLPGPIMTSFPQNTAVGSTSSAAVGTELSAQGQPISGGFGFGLGYGLGGLGCYGRRSCYTC is encoded by the coding sequence ATGGCCTGCTACGACATCTGCCAACCCTGCGGACCCACcccgctggccaacagctgcaacgagccctgtgccctgcagtgccaggattcTCATGTGGTCATcaacccttcccctgtgctgatcaccctgccaggacccatcatgacctccttcccccagaacaCCGCCGTTGGATCCACCTCctcggctgctgtgggcactgaactcagtgcccagggacagcccatctCGGGTGGATTTGGCTTTGGCCTTGGCTATGGCCTGGGAGGCCTGGGCTGCTACGGCAGAAGGAGCTGCTACACCTGCTGA
- the LOC120749396 gene encoding feather beta keratin-like — protein MACSNICQPCGPTPLANSCNEPCALQCQDSHVIINPSPVLITLPGPIMTSFPQNTAVGSTSSAAVGTELSAQGQPISGGFGFGLGYGLGYGRGFGYGLGGLGCYGRRGCYNC, from the coding sequence ATGGCCTGCTCCAACATCTGCCAACCCTGTGGACCCACCCCactggccaacagctgcaacgagccctgtgccctgcaatgcCAGGATTCTCACGTCATCATcaacccttcccctgtgctgatcaccctgccaggacccatcatgacctccttcccccagaacaCCGCCGTCGGATCCACCTCctcggctgctgtgggcactgaactcagtgcccagggacagcccatctCGGGTGGATTTGGCTTTGGTCTTGGCTACGGCCTTGGCTATGGCCGTGGGTTTGGCTATGGCCTGGGAGGCCTGGGCTGCTACGGCAGAAGGGGCTGCTACAACTGCTAA
- the LOC120749402 gene encoding feather beta keratin-like, with protein MACSNICQPCGPTPLANSCNEPCALQCQDSHVVINPSPVLITLPGPIMTSFPQNTAVGSTSSAAVGTELSAQGQPISGGFGFGLGYGLGYGRGFGYGLGGLGCYGRRGCYNC; from the coding sequence ATGGCCTGCTCCAACATCTGCCAACCCTGTGGACCCACCCCactggccaacagctgcaacgagccctgtgccctgcaatgcCAGGATTCTCACGTCGTCATcaacccttcccctgtgctgatcaccctgccaggacccatcatgacctccttcccccagaacaCCGCCGTCGGATCCACCTCctcggctgctgtgggcactgaactcagtgcccagggacagcccatctCGGGTGGATTTGGCTTTGGTCTTGGCTACGGCCTTGGCTATGGCCGTGGGTTTGGCTATGGCCTGGGAGGCCTGGGCTGCTACGGCAGAAGGGGCTGCTACAACTGCTAA
- the LOC120749416 gene encoding feather beta keratin-like → MACSNICQPCGPTPLANSCNEPCALQCQDSHVVINPSPVLITLPGPIMTSFPQNTAVGSTSSAAVGTELSAQGQPISGGFGFGLGYGLGYGRGFGYGLGGLGCYGRRGCYNC, encoded by the coding sequence atGGCCTGCTCCAACATCTGCCAACCCTGCGGACCCACcccgctggccaacagctgcaacgagccctgtgccctgcaatgcCAGGATTCTCACGTCGTCATcaacccttcccctgtgctgatcaccctgccaggacccatcatgacctccttcccccagaacaCCGCCGTCGGATCCACCTCctcggctgctgtgggcactgaactcagtgcccagggacagcccatctCGGGTGGATTTGGCTTCGGCCTTGGCTACGGCCTTGGCTATGGCCGTGGGTTTGGCTATGGCCTGGGAGGCCTGGGCTGCTACGGCAGAAGGGGCTGCTACAACTGCTAA
- the LOC120749424 gene encoding feather beta keratin-like: protein MACSNICQPCGPTPLANSCNEPCALQCQDSRVIIDPSPVLITLPGPIMTSFPQNTAVGSTSSAAVGTELSAQGQPISGGFGFGLGYGLGYGRGFGCGLGGLGCYGRRGCYNC, encoded by the coding sequence ATGGCCTGCTCCAACATCTGCCAACCCTGCGGACCCACcccgctggccaacagctgcaacgagccctgtgccctgcaatgcCAGGATTCCCGTGTCATCATCgacccttcccctgtgctgatcaccctgccaggacccatcatgacctccttcccccagaacaCCGCCGTCGGATCCACCTCctcggctgctgtgggcactgaactcagtgcccagggacagcccatctCGGGTGGATTTGGCTTTGGTCTTGGCTACGGCCTTGGCTATGGCCGTGGATTTGGCTGTGGCCTGGGAGGCCTGGGCTGCTACGGCAGAAGGGGCTGCTACAACTGCTAA